The following are encoded together in the Limanda limanda chromosome 12, fLimLim1.1, whole genome shotgun sequence genome:
- the rsrp1 gene encoding arginine/serine-rich protein 1 isoform X2, whose product MAKGEGSHSEMATARQSDGISVIFDHISPASSRSRSRSSGGSSGRQRVRRSHKRRQRSSSSSSVSSSSSCKLSSRPRSRSHPRCHRRSSRCRCDSHRRNDRHRGSSPRHIRAESKSYKQSSSQDRYSSRSNNRSHSRSTGHRHRNRKTEGQVRNKISRSPGRSNRSQSRSSRHSVSQTIEDKRELSAEKTNTMKILGVEKVDLPESVKPDLSEQLVESEESSSESETWSSDEEPDDIANAKMSPLRKSISFSINNSVAKPTAAALSCAKVTPRVDSYESRKPYGHWIPVRAGKFTKARKHKLTKSQ is encoded by the exons ATGGCCAAGGGAGAAGGCTCACACTCAGAAATGGCCACCGCTCGTCAGAGTGACGGCATCAGTGTCATCTTTGACCACATCAGCCCTGCGTCGTCTCGTTCACGCTCCCGAAGCAGCGGCGGCTCCTCTGGTCGCCAAAGGGTGCGCAGAAGCCACAAGAGACGTCAAaggtcttcatcatcttcttcagtGTCATCCTCATCCAGCTGCAAGTTGTCCTCCCGTCCCAGGTCCCGCTCTCATCCTCGCTGCCAcagacgttcatcccgctgccGCTGCGACAGCCATCGCAGAAATGACCGTCATAGAGGCTCCTCGCCACGCCACATCAGAGCCGAGTCTAAATCTTACAAGCAATCATCCTCGCAGGACAGGTACTCGAGTAGAAGTAATAACAGGTCACATTCCAGGTCTACTGGCCACAGGCATAGAAACAGGAAAACTGAGGGCCAGGTTCGAAACAAAATTTCCAGATCCCCGGGGAGAAGCAACAGGAGCCAATCCAGATCTTCAAGACACTCTGTCAGTCAGACTATCGAGG ATAAGAGAGAACTGAGCGCTGAAAAGACCAACACAATGAAGATCCTGGGAGTGGAGAAGGTAGATCTTCCAGAGAGTGTGAAACCAGACCTGTCGGAGCAGCTGGTGGAGTCCGAAGAATCATCATCAGAATCAGAGACTTGG agcagtgatgaagagccTGATGACATTGCCAACGCAAAGATGTCCCCTTTAAGAAAAAGCATCTCTTTCAGCATTAAC AATTCTGTGGCCaaaccaacagcagcagctctatcCTGTGCTAAGGTGACTCCCAGAGTGGACAGCTATGAAAGCAGGAAGCCCTACGGCCACTGGATTCCAGTCAGAGCGGGCAAATTCACCAAAGCacgcaaacacaaactcacCAAGTCACAATAG
- the rsrp1 gene encoding arginine/serine-rich protein 1 isoform X3 has translation MAKGEGSHSEMATARQSDGISVIFDHISPASSRSRSRSSGGSSGRQRVRRSHKRRQRSSSSSSVSSSSSCKLSSRPRSRSHPRCHRRSSRCRCDSHRRNDRHRGSSPRHIRAESKSYKQSSSQDRSPGRSNRSQSRSSRHSVSQTIEDKRELSAEKTNTMKILGVEKVDLPESVKPDLSEQLVESEESSSESETWVRQDPEKTVSQSSDEEPDDIANAKMSPLRKSISFSINNSVAKPTAAALSCAKVTPRVDSYESRKPYGHWIPVRAGKFTKARKHKLTKSQ, from the exons ATGGCCAAGGGAGAAGGCTCACACTCAGAAATGGCCACCGCTCGTCAGAGTGACGGCATCAGTGTCATCTTTGACCACATCAGCCCTGCGTCGTCTCGTTCACGCTCCCGAAGCAGCGGCGGCTCCTCTGGTCGCCAAAGGGTGCGCAGAAGCCACAAGAGACGTCAAaggtcttcatcatcttcttcagtGTCATCCTCATCCAGCTGCAAGTTGTCCTCCCGTCCCAGGTCCCGCTCTCATCCTCGCTGCCAcagacgttcatcccgctgccGCTGCGACAGCCATCGCAGAAATGACCGTCATAGAGGCTCCTCGCCACGCCACATCAGAGCCGAGTCTAAATCTTACAAGCAATCATCCTCGCAGGACAG ATCCCCGGGGAGAAGCAACAGGAGCCAATCCAGATCTTCAAGACACTCTGTCAGTCAGACTATCGAGG ATAAGAGAGAACTGAGCGCTGAAAAGACCAACACAATGAAGATCCTGGGAGTGGAGAAGGTAGATCTTCCAGAGAGTGTGAAACCAGACCTGTCGGAGCAGCTGGTGGAGTCCGAAGAATCATCATCAGAATCAGAGACTTGGGTGAGACAAGACCCCGAAAAGACTGTGTCCCAG agcagtgatgaagagccTGATGACATTGCCAACGCAAAGATGTCCCCTTTAAGAAAAAGCATCTCTTTCAGCATTAAC AATTCTGTGGCCaaaccaacagcagcagctctatcCTGTGCTAAGGTGACTCCCAGAGTGGACAGCTATGAAAGCAGGAAGCCCTACGGCCACTGGATTCCAGTCAGAGCGGGCAAATTCACCAAAGCacgcaaacacaaactcacCAAGTCACAATAG
- the mgst3b gene encoding microsomal glutathione S-transferase 3b yields the protein MDVLTVLPSNFGYAIFTYLYSWVMLGYLAIKVGAARKKYEVKYPTMYSDKEPVFNCIQRAHQNTLEVYSQWLVFQTIAALVYPLSASVLGAIWVTSRFSYAWGYYTGDPSKRMNGAYGYIGYFGVIFLSISVALQLLGLF from the exons ATGGACGTCCTCACCGTGCTACCCTCCAACTTTGGTTACGCTATATTTACTTACCTGTACAGCTGGGTGATGCTGGGGTATTTAGCAATCAAGGTTGGGGCTGCCAGGAAGAAGTACGAAGTCAAG TATCCCACCATGTACAGTGACAAGGAGCCAGTGTTCAACTGTATCCAGAGAGCACACCAGAACACCCTGGAGGTTTACTCTCAGTGGCTGGTGTTCCAGACCATTGCAGCTCTTGTCTATCCG TTGTCAGCATCTGTGCTGGGGGCTATTTGGGTGACCAGCAGGTTTTCCTATGCCTGGGGTTACTACACAGGAG ATCCATCCAAGAGGATGAATGGTGCCTATGGTTACATTGGATACTTTGGAGTCATCTTTCTGTCCATATCTGTCGCATTACAGTTGCTTGGTCTCTTTTAA
- the rsrp1 gene encoding arginine/serine-rich protein 1 isoform X1, whose product MAKGEGSHSEMATARQSDGISVIFDHISPASSRSRSRSSGGSSGRQRVRRSHKRRQRSSSSSSVSSSSSCKLSSRPRSRSHPRCHRRSSRCRCDSHRRNDRHRGSSPRHIRAESKSYKQSSSQDRYSSRSNNRSHSRSTGHRHRNRKTEGQVRNKISRSPGRSNRSQSRSSRHSVSQTIEDKRELSAEKTNTMKILGVEKVDLPESVKPDLSEQLVESEESSSESETWVRQDPEKTVSQSSDEEPDDIANAKMSPLRKSISFSINNSVAKPTAAALSCAKVTPRVDSYESRKPYGHWIPVRAGKFTKARKHKLTKSQ is encoded by the exons ATGGCCAAGGGAGAAGGCTCACACTCAGAAATGGCCACCGCTCGTCAGAGTGACGGCATCAGTGTCATCTTTGACCACATCAGCCCTGCGTCGTCTCGTTCACGCTCCCGAAGCAGCGGCGGCTCCTCTGGTCGCCAAAGGGTGCGCAGAAGCCACAAGAGACGTCAAaggtcttcatcatcttcttcagtGTCATCCTCATCCAGCTGCAAGTTGTCCTCCCGTCCCAGGTCCCGCTCTCATCCTCGCTGCCAcagacgttcatcccgctgccGCTGCGACAGCCATCGCAGAAATGACCGTCATAGAGGCTCCTCGCCACGCCACATCAGAGCCGAGTCTAAATCTTACAAGCAATCATCCTCGCAGGACAGGTACTCGAGTAGAAGTAATAACAGGTCACATTCCAGGTCTACTGGCCACAGGCATAGAAACAGGAAAACTGAGGGCCAGGTTCGAAACAAAATTTCCAGATCCCCGGGGAGAAGCAACAGGAGCCAATCCAGATCTTCAAGACACTCTGTCAGTCAGACTATCGAGG ATAAGAGAGAACTGAGCGCTGAAAAGACCAACACAATGAAGATCCTGGGAGTGGAGAAGGTAGATCTTCCAGAGAGTGTGAAACCAGACCTGTCGGAGCAGCTGGTGGAGTCCGAAGAATCATCATCAGAATCAGAGACTTGGGTGAGACAAGACCCCGAAAAGACTGTGTCCCAG agcagtgatgaagagccTGATGACATTGCCAACGCAAAGATGTCCCCTTTAAGAAAAAGCATCTCTTTCAGCATTAAC AATTCTGTGGCCaaaccaacagcagcagctctatcCTGTGCTAAGGTGACTCCCAGAGTGGACAGCTATGAAAGCAGGAAGCCCTACGGCCACTGGATTCCAGTCAGAGCGGGCAAATTCACCAAAGCacgcaaacacaaactcacCAAGTCACAATAG